A genomic stretch from Pieris napi chromosome 18, ilPieNapi1.2, whole genome shotgun sequence includes:
- the LOC125058817 gene encoding uncharacterized protein LOC125058817 isoform X1, which yields MALMLRKSVLPKNISLLKCMKGRPIASASFKKNPAVLSNNAWKKVIRGYSRKQFERPEPSVRNMKLNPNTTRPSFVPRRSISSPCISTRIPERFSTLRHSRSMTIQARLFQYRCYSRFCGVQALNAAGTCSCLPPPCDCPPKCIQYMTGYYYYPYGTWFCGPYHVTGTCAPCGGPVTPGGPCGPGGPCPGTPCGLPGITPCKCGPCLPCCGCVLESGTSNYTMSHPHCVPFASGVPGPFQGTVDMYGQFGSGLSSGGSSGYNTSGFHDPMNVFASHGVPGGFHNGPMDFSGQYNPYSPYQGSYPQQTFDPNMPFYPSQHNANQSCGPCYNVPIQPVEVEPFMMPENIPKPEFYTQQQPQPAPEVKQKTKCNAFPLYPKPEERKDSKGTSPAAECLTSAAYSYRTNPLPKSPKFQIPTPYRTRFEKPRP from the exons ATGGCTCTAATGCTTAGAAAATCAGTTTTACCCAAAAACATTTCTTTACTGAAATGTATGAAGGGGCGGCCCATTGCATCGGCCAGCTTCAAGAAAAACCCAGCTGTTCTAT CTAACAACGCTTGGAAGAAAGTCATCCGAGGATACTCCCGGAAACAATTTGAACGCCCAGAGCCAAGTGTAAGGAACATGAAGCTAAACCCGAATACCACGAGGCCGTCCTTTGTACCGCGCAGAAGTATATCATCACCATGCATATCAACTAGAATTCCGGAACGCTTTTCGACCTTAAGACATTCCCGATCCATGACGATCCAAGCCAGGTTGTTCCAATACCGATGCTATTCTCGGTTCTGCGGTGTGCAGGCCTTAAACGCTGCTGGAACGTGCAGCTGCCTCCCACCACCTTGCGATTGCCCACCCAAGTGCATCCAATACATGACTGGCTATTACTACTATCCGTACGGCACTTGGTTTTGCGGGCCTTATCATGTGACTGGGACCTGCGCTCCATGTGGCGGCCCCGTGACACCTGGTGGGCCGTGTGGACCCGGTGGTCCATGTCCCGGAACTCCGTGTGGCCTTCCCGGCATCACTCCTTGTAAATGCGGCCCATGTCTACCGTGCTGCGGGTGCGTTTTAGAAAGTGGTACAAGTAATTACACAATGTCGCATCCGCACTGCGTACCATTTGCGTCTGGCGTTCCTGGACCATTTCAAGGAACAGTAGACATGTATGGACAGTTTGGGTCCGGCTTGAGCAGTGGTGGATCGTCAGGTTATAATACCAGTGGTTTCCATGATCCAATGAATGTATTTGCATCACACGGAGTACCTGGTGGTTTCCACAACGGGCCGATGGATTTTTCAGGACAATACAACCCTTACTCTCCGTATCAGGGGTCTTACCCACAGCAGACGTTTGATCCTAACATGCCGTTTTATCCATCGCAACATAACGCTAACCAGAGCTGTGGGCCGTGCTACAATGTTCCAATTCAGCCAGTTGAAGTAGAGCCGTTCATGATGCCCGAAAACATACCTAAGCCTGAATTTTACACGCAACAGCAACCGCAACCAGCACCAGAAGTGAAGCAGAAGACGAAATGCAATGCTTTTCCATTATACCCTAAACCAGAGGAGAGAAAAGACTCGAAAGGAACCTCGCCCGCTGCTGAATGTCTGACATCAGCAGCCTACTCTTATCGGACTAATCCTTTGCCAAAATCGCCCAAGTTTCAAATCCCAACACCGTATAGGACTAGATTTGAAAAACCCAGACCATAA
- the LOC125058817 gene encoding uncharacterized protein LOC125058817 isoform X2, protein MALMLRKSVLPKNISLLKCMKGRPIASASFKKNPAVLSAALKLPRRLRHKSYTMGQAKVKRYSRFPSLQSIAAGRKTRTIRHTLSSPTLAFSPNKIFVPIRGFSTSHISSLKPNSSLNTLPVCRQQLNGTYTSLRSYAANAGCPCPFPCGPCGCKGGCSCLPPPCNTPPKCIQYMTGYYYYPYGTWFCGPYHVSGTCVPVPKPGCVPCGKCCPCACICPAGAVFNPSGMGQQSNQNPGSLREAPKRGGVSRLFPTIQKPSGYNPRNPIPPIVSSIVYSPCTSPEANMKVSPIPQEDICIPDIYVPPETSQWSITSFGNKRSLSSIFHRRFRQKQPSPQLDRPRFLSSKETRDRPNIKPHAFNYSSIPQYKNPFPRPYEDIV, encoded by the exons ATGGCTCTAATGCTTAGAAAATCAGTTTTACCCAAAAACATTTCTTTACTGAAATGTATGAAGGGGCGGCCCATTGCATCGGCCAGCTTCAAGAAAAACCCAGCTGTTCTAT CCGCAGCACTAAAGTTACCACGGAGATTACGGCACAAGTCCTATACTATGGGTCAAGCTAAGGTGAAGAGGTATAGCAGGTTTCCTTCGCTGCAGAGCATCGCCGCTGGTAGGAAGACGAGGACTATTCGACATACCTTATCCAGCCCTACTCTTGCGTTTAGCCCTAACAAGATATTCGTGCCCATTAGGGGTTTCAGTACCTCTCATATAAGTTCCCTGAAACCCAATAGTTCTCTAAATACGTTGCCTGTTTGCCGTCAACAATTAAATGGCACGTACACTTCGCTTCGGTCGTATGCAGCCAATGCCGGGTGCCCCTGTCCATTCCCATGTGGACCCTGTGGTTGTAAAGGTGGCTGCAGTTGTCTACCTCCACCATGCAACACCCCACCCAAGTGCATCCAATACATGACGGGTTATTACTACTATCCTTATGGTACATGGTTTTGCGGACCTTACCACGTTAGTGGAACATGTGTACCGGTTCCAAAGCCTGGCTGTGTGCCTTGCGGTAAATGCTGCCCTTGCGCATGCATCTGCCCTGCAGGGGCCGTCTTTAACCCTTCTGGAATGGGTCAGCAGTCCAACCAAAACCCGGGCTCGCTTAGAGAAGCACCGAAACGAGGTGGTGTGTCTAGATTGTTCCCCACCATCCAAAAACCTTCAGGCTACAATCCTAGAAATCCCATCCCACCAATCGTGTCTTCTATAGTTTATAGCCCCTGTACGTCGCCAGAGGCAAATATGAAAGTAAGCCCCATCCCACAGGAAGATATTTGTATCCCCGATATTTATGTTCCGCCTGAAACATCACAGTGGAGTATAACATCATTCGGAAATAAGCGATCGCTAAGTTCCATTTTTCATAGAAGATTCCGCCAGAAACAGCCAAGCCCTCAGCTCGATAGACCAAGGTTTCTTTCTAGTAAAGAGACTAGGGACAGACCGAACATAAAACCTCATGCGTTTAACTATTCGTCTATACCTCAATATAAAAATCCATTCCCACGCCCATACGAAGATATTGTCTAA